The following are encoded in a window of Bradyrhizobium barranii subsp. barranii genomic DNA:
- the tnpA gene encoding IS66-like element accessory protein TnpA, translated as MHQDRHQDGHDAASYQRIEVITGERRRRSWSDAEKARIVAESADPETSISEVARRNGVNRGLLSVWRRQARLASSEAPQFVQVRLEAAVEAQPNAIDKAHVLTDPAERIEVMIAGATVRVPVGVDAATLERVLAAVRSTR; from the coding sequence ATGCATCAAGACAGACATCAAGACGGGCATGATGCCGCCTCCTATCAGCGGATCGAGGTGATCACAGGGGAGAGGCGACGGCGCAGTTGGAGCGATGCGGAGAAGGCGCGGATCGTGGCCGAGAGTGCCGATCCGGAGACGAGCATTTCCGAGGTGGCTCGACGCAACGGGGTGAACCGGGGACTGCTCAGTGTGTGGCGGCGCCAGGCGCGGCTCGCGTCGAGCGAAGCGCCGCAGTTCGTGCAAGTCAGGCTCGAGGCCGCCGTCGAGGCGCAGCCGAACGCGATCGATAAGGCGCATGTTCTGACGGATCCGGCCGAGCGGATCGAGGTGATGATCGCGGGCGCGACGGTGCGCGTGCCCGTCGGCGTCGACGCCGCGACGCTGGAGCGCGTGCTGGCGGCGGTGAGATCGACGCGATGA
- the tnpB gene encoding IS66 family insertion sequence element accessory protein TnpB (TnpB, as the term is used for proteins encoded by IS66 family insertion elements, is considered an accessory protein, since TnpC, encoded by a neighboring gene, is a DDE family transposase.) gives MISFGPMVRVFVATQPIDFRKGVHGLVALVAEGLGGKPYSGDVYVFRSKRSDRLKLLVFDGSGMVLATKWLENGGFAWPPVREGTMPVTGAQLAMLIEGLAEWSRVVPKVTKRPTKVA, from the coding sequence ATGATCTCTTTCGGTCCAATGGTCCGTGTGTTCGTCGCGACGCAGCCGATTGACTTTCGTAAAGGCGTTCATGGCCTTGTCGCGCTGGTAGCGGAGGGATTAGGCGGCAAGCCCTACAGCGGTGACGTTTATGTCTTCCGATCGAAGCGATCGGATCGTTTGAAGCTACTGGTTTTTGACGGCTCGGGAATGGTTCTAGCGACGAAGTGGCTGGAGAATGGGGGCTTTGCCTGGCCACCTGTTCGCGAGGGTACGATGCCGGTGACGGGGGCGCAACTGGCGATGCTGATTGAAGGTCTTGCGGAGTGGTCGCGTGTGGTCCCGAAGGTGACGAAGCGGCCGACGAAGGTTGCCTGA